One genomic window of uncultured Campylobacter sp. includes the following:
- a CDS encoding transporter substrate-binding domain-containing protein, with product MKKIILALMLAACSLLSNTLTQIKEKGVIRIGIDGSSPPFSVAKAGEYSGFEILLIEGLVKEIFGDKGSKIQYVVTVGDDRIKAVQDNRVDLDIALISVTKEREKLVDFSDPYFSVNIGVLTRSDDNIRKVSDLNGKTILAQPGTTVFDYFTKQGYNVVPCASANECFNDLKSGKGDGYGDDNLLVFAYAVVDYKVEVNIKNLGSTDFLAIAVQKGNTELLNAVNAGLIELSKKGFFTKIFDESIEPFYKGTIDKKYFLLDDLYSLF from the coding sequence ATGAAAAAGATAATCTTGGCGTTGATGCTGGCTGCGTGTTCGCTTCTTAGCAACACTTTGACTCAAATCAAAGAAAAAGGGGTTATTCGAATCGGTATAGATGGCTCGTCTCCGCCGTTTAGCGTCGCTAAAGCCGGCGAATATAGCGGCTTTGAGATACTCTTAATCGAAGGGCTTGTTAAAGAAATTTTCGGTGATAAAGGCAGCAAGATACAATATGTCGTAACGGTAGGTGATGACCGCATAAAAGCGGTGCAGGACAACAGAGTCGATTTAGATATCGCGCTTATCTCGGTTACGAAAGAGCGTGAGAAGCTAGTAGATTTCTCCGATCCATACTTTAGCGTAAATATCGGCGTGCTAACTCGTAGCGACGATAATATCAGAAAGGTCTCCGATCTAAACGGAAAGACTATACTAGCGCAGCCCGGCACTACTGTGTTTGATTACTTTACGAAACAGGGCTATAACGTAGTACCGTGTGCGAGCGCGAATGAATGCTTTAATGACCTAAAATCGGGCAAGGGCGACGGATACGGCGATGATAATCTACTTGTATTTGCTTATGCCGTAGTCGATTACAAGGTTGAGGTAAATATCAAGAATTTAGGCTCGACGGACTTTCTAGCCATCGCTGTGCAAAAGGGCAATACTGAGCTGCTTAACGCGGTAAATGCGGGACTAATTGAGCTAAGTAAAAAGGGCTTTTTTACCAAAATTTTTGATGAGAGTATTGAGCCTTTTTATAAAGGCACCATTGATAAAAAGTATTTCTTGCTGGACGATCTTTACAGCTTGTTTTGA
- a CDS encoding transporter substrate-binding domain-containing protein, translating to MKKIIFALLIASCSLFANSLAQIKEKGLIRIGIDGSLPPLSVSEDGKYSGFEISLIEELSKEIFGDKGGKIEYVVTLGNDRITAVQDNKVDLDIAAITVTKEREKLVDFSNPYFSVNIGVLTRTDDNIKTVDDLQDKEILAEPGTTAFDYFNKEGFKVISCASSSECFRALKSGRGSGYADDNMVVLGYSVVDRKVEVNIKNLGTTDFLAIAVQKGNDDLLNALNDGLVKLSKNGFFKKIFNDSIDPFYKGKAEKKYFLLDDLYKMF from the coding sequence ATGAAAAAGATTATATTTGCGTTGTTAATCGCTTCGTGTTCGTTATTTGCTAACTCTTTAGCGCAGATAAAAGAAAAAGGGCTCATTCGTATCGGAATAGACGGCTCACTGCCGCCACTTAGCGTCTCCGAGGACGGCAAATACAGTGGTTTTGAAATTTCGCTTATTGAAGAGCTTTCAAAGGAAATTTTCGGCGATAAGGGCGGTAAAATCGAATATGTTGTAACTCTAGGCAACGACCGTATCACAGCCGTGCAAGATAACAAGGTCGATTTGGATATCGCAGCCATCACGGTTACGAAAGAGCGCGAGAAGCTAGTGGATTTTTCAAATCCCTACTTTAGCGTAAATATCGGCGTGCTAACTCGCACCGATGATAATATAAAAACCGTAGACGATTTACAAGATAAAGAAATTTTAGCAGAGCCCGGCACTACGGCGTTTGATTATTTTAATAAGGAAGGCTTTAAAGTTATCTCATGCGCTAGTTCTAGTGAATGTTTCCGAGCGCTAAAATCCGGTCGCGGCAGCGGCTATGCGGACGATAATATGGTAGTTTTGGGCTATTCGGTTGTAGATCGCAAGGTAGAGGTAAATATCAAGAATTTAGGCACGACGGACTTTTTAGCTATCGCGGTGCAAAAAGGTAACGATGACTTGCTAAACGCCTTAAATGACGGGCTTGTCAAGCTCAGCAAAAACGGCTTTTTCAAGAAAATTTTTAACGACAGCATCGATCCTTTTTACAAGGGAAAGGCTGAGAAAAAATATTTCTTGTTAGATGATCTTTATAAAATGTTTTAA
- a CDS encoding transporter substrate-binding domain-containing protein, producing the protein MKKILLSILLGASALCANSLADIKQAGEIRIGLQDSQPPFSFDDNGTLKGFEVDLANELVKNLFGNKKIKIDFIAVASKDRVPSLEQNKVDLIISKLTVTKDRVQKVDFSYPYYSVQIGVLSRKDDNISRIDQIAHKKILSVKGTTAEEHFKNAGYEIATCADANECVARLKAGEGIGFADDNTVVLGYARNDAALDAKIINLGKVDYIAVALSKGNTELLDAVNSSLVKMYKAKFFHKAFDEDIKPYYGGKIDKKHFTLDEVYSLF; encoded by the coding sequence ATGAAAAAAATTCTACTAAGTATTTTGCTGGGTGCTAGCGCGCTTTGCGCTAACTCCTTAGCAGATATCAAGCAAGCAGGCGAAATTCGCATAGGCTTGCAAGATTCCCAGCCTCCGTTTAGCTTCGATGATAACGGCACGCTAAAAGGCTTTGAGGTTGACTTGGCAAACGAGCTAGTTAAAAATCTATTCGGCAATAAAAAGATCAAAATCGACTTTATCGCCGTAGCATCTAAAGATCGCGTCCCCTCGCTAGAGCAAAACAAAGTAGATCTCATCATATCCAAGCTCACCGTCACAAAAGATCGCGTTCAGAAAGTTGATTTTTCTTACCCGTATTATTCAGTGCAAATTGGCGTGCTAAGCCGTAAGGATGATAATATTTCAAGAATCGATCAGATCGCGCATAAAAAAATTCTAAGCGTTAAAGGCACAACTGCCGAGGAGCACTTTAAAAACGCGGGTTATGAGATTGCGACATGTGCCGATGCCAATGAGTGCGTCGCTAGACTAAAGGCTGGCGAGGGCATAGGCTTTGCCGACGATAATACGGTCGTACTCGGATACGCTAGAAACGACGCCGCGCTTGATGCAAAAATCATCAACCTCGGCAAGGTAGATTATATCGCCGTCGCCCTATCTAAGGGCAATACCGAGCTGCTTGATGCGGTCAATAGCAGCCTGGTAAAAATGTATAAAGCAAAATTTTTTCATAAGGCTTTTGACGAGGATATCAAGCCGTATTACGGCGGCAAGATCGATAAAAAGCACTTCACGCTCGATGAGGTTTATAGCCTGTTTTAA
- a CDS encoding AraC family transcriptional regulator: MSKEISLDDFLQKISNDIEPSKQCGYNKTELESESIKFDFSSFYTGGGIGYYSSDIICRDFLLHRHERGSRYSFLFFNTGENPICFRSDKDQFVLNKGEFWLGTMQSKLRGVHELENKHYKSSCIALSTAFANELGILKNLNLDQAVCMKKFKTSAVQNIILKEIENAAIYDGKMREIFMESKILEMLYKSFHKFNEPENALSLDENRIKTVQKAKKILLENMQNPPSIKELAHLCATNEFALKRDFKAYFGTSVYAMLTNERLEIAKELLSLDQISVNEAAKMVGYNNLSHFSKIFRTKFNVLPTQLKKDIKFYYSD, encoded by the coding sequence ATGAGTAAAGAGATAAGTTTAGATGATTTTTTACAAAAAATATCTAACGACATTGAGCCGTCCAAGCAATGTGGGTATAACAAAACCGAGCTTGAAAGCGAAAGTATAAAATTCGACTTTAGCTCTTTTTATACGGGCGGAGGGATAGGATATTATAGCAGCGATATAATTTGCAGAGATTTTCTTTTGCATCGCCACGAGCGAGGTAGCCGCTATTCATTTTTATTTTTCAATACGGGCGAAAATCCTATCTGCTTCAGATCGGATAAAGATCAATTCGTTTTGAATAAAGGTGAGTTTTGGCTCGGAACTATGCAAAGCAAATTGCGTGGCGTTCACGAGCTTGAAAATAAACACTATAAAAGCTCCTGCATAGCGCTTAGCACCGCTTTTGCGAATGAACTAGGAATTTTAAAAAATTTGAATTTAGATCAAGCCGTTTGCATGAAGAAATTTAAAACAAGCGCCGTGCAAAATATCATCCTTAAAGAAATCGAAAATGCCGCGATATACGACGGCAAAATGCGCGAAATTTTTATGGAAAGTAAAATTTTAGAGATGCTTTATAAAAGTTTTCATAAATTTAATGAGCCCGAAAATGCGCTTAGTCTTGATGAAAATCGCATAAAAACAGTTCAAAAAGCAAAGAAAATATTACTCGAAAATATGCAAAATCCACCTAGCATTAAAGAACTCGCTCATCTTTGCGCTACGAACGAATTTGCACTAAAAAGGGATTTTAAAGCATATTTCGGCACGAGCGTTTATGCGATGCTGACAAATGAGCGGCTTGAGATTGCAAAAGAGCTATTGAGTCTAGATCAAATCAGCGTAAACGAAGCCGCCAAAATGGTCGGATATAATAATTTATCGCATTTTTCTAAAATTTTTAGGACTAAATTTAACGTGCTGCCGACGCAACTGAAAAAGGATATAAAATTTTACTACTCGGATTAG
- a CDS encoding TonB-dependent receptor: protein MRAIYKLSLIAAIATAGISSEIEKQDKSVNLGEITVVSATGHRQNIQDAPASISVLTQKEIQKRNYQDISAMVEDLPSAFAATLGAASRKGISLRGLSQKYTKILIDGKPATSDSAYKGLRSIGSSQNFLPPANAIERIEVIRGPMSSLYGSDAMGGVINIITKGFSNELSGNVNGYYTFAKKSQIKGDYQTGFYLNGAIVPDVLGIALYGRFFEKIEDKEPYANRNNEETNMGAKLMYNVTQNDEVTLDYRKVNNKFRRTYGRTRTTSGGNNDIAKEDMKGYTASLSHQGKYDKFMIDSYANYDSMKESGAQDLRLRTTTLNSKGSYFFDSNALSLGVQYRSERLNEAATTADEANIKRRDYSIYGEDDFYLTDDLTLTGGIRYNRDKDYGGHISPRAYAVYRLNESFSIKGGVSTGYSTPDIKQRSEGLALPFAGGQGAQIGRSSLKPESSISYEGGFSYDDNDKFNFSATAFYTEIKDGISTKLICRPRPGNPCVHNGKTYRRGIWDTINIGEAEVRGLELSSDYQILDNLKLHANYAYTKSEQKTGSEKGKTLNNFPIHSVKLGFDYDVSSKLNLWSQINYYSRTRDSLSYDEDIRSYTLFDLGASYKLTKDASLNFTLYNIFNEFVLTRSGNYQMMVVDGMKAQVGFNVNF from the coding sequence GTGCGCGCAATATATAAATTATCGCTGATCGCTGCTATAGCGACAGCCGGAATATCGAGCGAGATAGAAAAACAGGACAAAAGCGTAAATTTGGGTGAAATTACTGTAGTCAGTGCTACGGGCCATCGGCAAAATATCCAAGACGCACCCGCTTCCATTTCCGTTCTTACGCAAAAAGAGATACAAAAGCGCAACTACCAAGATATCTCCGCAATGGTAGAGGATTTGCCGAGTGCCTTTGCCGCAACGCTAGGCGCTGCATCGAGAAAAGGCATAAGCCTAAGAGGCCTATCTCAAAAATATACGAAAATTTTAATCGACGGCAAGCCTGCGACCAGCGATAGCGCTTATAAAGGGTTAAGAAGTATTGGCAGCAGCCAGAATTTCTTGCCTCCCGCAAATGCGATAGAGCGCATAGAGGTCATCCGCGGGCCTATGAGCTCGCTTTACGGCAGCGACGCTATGGGCGGAGTAATAAATATCATCACCAAGGGCTTTTCAAATGAGCTTAGCGGCAATGTAAACGGATACTATACTTTCGCTAAAAAATCGCAAATAAAGGGTGATTATCAAACGGGTTTTTATCTAAACGGAGCTATCGTTCCGGACGTGCTAGGTATCGCACTTTACGGCAGATTTTTTGAAAAGATAGAGGATAAAGAGCCTTATGCGAATAGAAATAATGAAGAGACGAATATGGGCGCAAAACTGATGTATAACGTAACGCAAAATGATGAGGTAACGCTTGATTATCGTAAAGTAAATAATAAATTTAGGCGTACATACGGGCGTACGCGAACAACCTCTGGAGGCAATAACGATATTGCGAAGGAGGATATGAAAGGCTACACCGCAAGCCTGTCTCATCAGGGAAAATACGATAAGTTTATGATAGATAGCTATGCAAACTACGATAGCATGAAAGAAAGCGGCGCCCAGGATCTGCGTCTTAGAACGACTACGCTAAATTCTAAAGGCTCATATTTTTTCGATTCAAATGCTTTGAGTTTGGGCGTGCAATACCGAAGCGAGAGATTAAACGAAGCCGCTACTACCGCAGATGAGGCAAATATCAAAAGACGGGATTATTCGATCTACGGCGAGGATGATTTTTATCTAACTGACGATTTAACGCTAACCGGCGGAATCAGATATAACCGCGATAAAGACTACGGCGGCCATATATCTCCGCGCGCTTATGCCGTTTATCGTTTAAACGAAAGTTTTTCTATTAAAGGCGGCGTTTCGACGGGATATTCAACTCCGGATATTAAGCAGCGTAGCGAGGGCCTTGCCCTGCCATTTGCAGGAGGCCAGGGAGCGCAGATAGGCAGAAGCTCTCTAAAGCCCGAAAGCAGCATAAGCTACGAAGGCGGGTTTTCTTACGACGATAACGATAAATTTAACTTTAGCGCTACTGCGTTTTATACCGAAATCAAAGATGGAATTTCTACCAAATTGATTTGCCGCCCAAGACCGGGAAATCCTTGCGTGCATAACGGAAAAACTTACAGACGCGGTATTTGGGACACTATAAATATCGGAGAAGCCGAGGTTAGGGGTCTAGAGCTAAGTAGCGATTATCAAATTTTAGATAATTTGAAGCTGCATGCAAACTACGCCTATACGAAATCTGAGCAAAAAACGGGTAGCGAGAAGGGCAAAACCTTAAATAATTTTCCAATCCATTCGGTAAAGCTAGGATTTGATTACGACGTAAGCTCCAAGCTAAACTTATGGTCGCAAATAAATTATTATAGTAGGACGCGCGATAGCCTAAGCTACGATGAGGATATCCGATCATACACGCTTTTTGATCTGGGCGCGAGCTATAAGCTCACAAAAGACGCAAGTTTAAATTTTACGCTTTATAACATATTCAACGAATTCGTACTAACGCGCTCGGGAAATTATCAAATGATGGTCGTAGACGGGATGAAGGCGCAGGTTGGATTTAACGTGAACTTTTAA
- a CDS encoding PepSY-associated TM helix domain-containing protein: MAILKRKKFWFNIHLVLTLICCVPILIVALSGAIISYHDEIIDALNQSKSFVSPSEKDALKPAKILNIFRKVKPGFTLSYYRIPQNKNEAIRLSGTDSGGEFKSYFIDPYSGEITSENIGDTFIGVVLNLHTNLGFGLSKNETLRLIGKNIVALSTVMFILVLISGAVIYYPSFRGKILRAFRINFKARGYAFLYSLHGAVGVLLLPILFTISASGLYWSYDWIAKITNRALGEKEIFRKTSFTEVRGFSLEDEDKILNLQTALDIFKRERGENYEFFNIIAQKDGENFMIFYFDKGEEGEEHMNTMSVNVKKGILRHARYDDAKSAMPRPFAIHKAVLSVHSGYIFGEAGKFLFCVAAISVLFFIVTGFWMSIKRICKQR; encoded by the coding sequence ATGGCGATTTTAAAAAGGAAAAAATTTTGGTTCAACATCCATCTTGTTTTGACGCTTATATGCTGCGTGCCGATCTTAATCGTAGCCCTTAGCGGCGCTATTATCTCGTATCATGATGAGATTATAGATGCGTTAAATCAAAGCAAATCTTTCGTGAGCCCGAGCGAAAAAGACGCTCTTAAGCCCGCCAAAATTTTAAATATTTTCAGAAAAGTCAAGCCCGGTTTTACGCTCAGTTATTATAGAATTCCTCAAAATAAAAACGAAGCGATTAGGCTTTCCGGTACAGATTCTGGCGGTGAGTTTAAATCATATTTTATAGATCCTTATAGCGGTGAAATTACTTCGGAAAACATAGGCGATACGTTTATCGGCGTAGTGCTAAACCTACATACCAATCTGGGATTTGGGTTAAGCAAAAATGAAACTCTGCGGCTAATAGGCAAAAATATCGTGGCACTTAGCACGGTTATGTTTATTTTGGTCTTAATTTCAGGTGCGGTGATTTATTATCCTAGCTTTAGAGGGAAAATTTTACGCGCATTTAGGATAAATTTTAAAGCGAGAGGTTATGCGTTTTTATATAGCTTGCATGGCGCGGTCGGAGTTTTACTGCTGCCTATTTTGTTTACGATAAGCGCTAGCGGGCTTTATTGGTCGTATGATTGGATAGCCAAAATAACCAACAGAGCGCTAGGCGAAAAGGAAATTTTTAGAAAAACGAGCTTTACCGAAGTGCGAGGATTTTCGCTCGAGGATGAAGATAAAATTTTAAATTTGCAGACGGCACTTGATATTTTTAAGCGCGAACGCGGTGAAAACTACGAATTCTTTAACATCATCGCTCAAAAAGATGGAGAAAATTTTATGATCTTTTATTTCGATAAAGGCGAAGAGGGCGAAGAGCATATGAACACGATGAGCGTAAACGTTAAAAAGGGCATCTTGCGGCATGCTCGCTATGATGATGCGAAAAGTGCTATGCCGCGCCCTTTTGCTATACATAAAGCCGTTTTGAGCGTGCATTCGGGCTATATCTTCGGCGAGGCGGGCAAGTTCTTATTTTGCGTAGCGGCGATTTCTGTATTATTTTTTATAGTTACAGGATTTTGGATGAGCATAAAAAGAATTTGCAAGCAAAGATAA
- a CDS encoding D-2-hydroxyacid dehydrogenase, translated as MKIVCLDAATLGGDADLSEIASLGEFESYEMTGPAQTAHRLAGADVVITNKVLITDEIMAQTALKLICVSATGTNNIDMQAAQARGIAVKNVAGYSTNSVVQQTFASLFALTNALGYYADYGSSGKWCESEIFTHIDAPISEIYGKEFGAIGLGQIGAKVARIAAAFGANVRYYSTSGANDNGEFARVSLDALLRTCDIISIHAPLNQKTAGLIGEAELAKMKEGAILMNFGRGGIVDEDALARAVDERGLRTALDVLQTEPMRADHPLLRVKNRRNVIITPHIAWASIEARKRLIKMIAQNIRDFMSGK; from the coding sequence ATGAAAATCGTATGTTTGGATGCCGCGACGCTAGGAGGCGATGCCGATCTTAGCGAGATCGCGAGCTTGGGCGAGTTTGAAAGCTACGAGATGACAGGGCCCGCGCAAACCGCGCATCGCCTAGCCGGCGCCGATGTCGTCATAACCAACAAAGTCCTAATCACGGACGAGATCATGGCGCAAACCGCGCTTAAGCTGATCTGCGTCAGCGCCACTGGCACGAATAATATCGATATGCAGGCAGCGCAGGCTCGCGGCATCGCGGTGAAAAATGTGGCGGGCTATTCGACGAACAGCGTCGTGCAGCAGACCTTCGCGTCGCTGTTTGCGCTAACCAACGCGCTCGGATACTACGCGGATTACGGCAGCAGCGGCAAATGGTGCGAGAGCGAAATTTTTACTCACATTGACGCACCCATCAGCGAAATTTACGGTAAAGAATTCGGCGCCATCGGGCTTGGACAGATCGGCGCAAAGGTCGCCCGCATCGCCGCCGCATTCGGCGCGAATGTGAGATACTACTCCACCAGCGGCGCGAACGACAACGGCGAGTTTGCCAGAGTGAGCCTGGATGCGCTTTTGAGGACATGCGACATTATCTCGATCCACGCCCCGCTAAATCAAAAAACTGCGGGATTGATCGGCGAGGCGGAGCTTGCAAAGATGAAAGAGGGGGCGATATTGATGAATTTCGGCCGCGGCGGCATCGTGGATGAGGACGCGCTAGCTCGCGCCGTGGACGAACGAGGCCTGCGCACGGCGCTTGACGTGCTGCAAACAGAGCCGATGAGGGCGGATCATCCGCTGCTGCGCGTGAAAAATCGCCGCAACGTCATCATCACGCCTCACATCGCATGGGCGAGCATAGAGGCCCGCAAACGGCTGATAAAGATGATCGCGCAAAATATTAGGGATTTTATGAGCGGCAAATGA
- a CDS encoding glutathionylspermidine synthase family protein has translation MQLKKITPLSNEYLEKLGFYWHTDADETPYVSDEIVRVSAAEADAYYEAANELYEMFVAAAQHVIDNNLFHELGIPFNLVDLIKQSWENEVHWHLYGRFDFAGGLDGKPIKLIEFNADTPTAVFETAIIQWAMLKENGMDEVSQFNDLYDALRDNFKRLVVLDGELSDFSKFYEGWKILFSSVAGNVEDEKTTKLLQQTAEDAGFKTRFAYVDEVEFNDEEGVFFDGENYEYWFKLIPWEAIAIEEGELAILLKNIVQNQKAIILNPAYTLLFQSKGIMKILWDLYPNHPLLLQSSFSPIIGKKMIKKPFLAREGANVAIFDADGRKIEENGGDYENQKFLYQEFYELNKDERAQSYQAGVFFAFEGCALGFRKGGEILDNLSKFVGHYIEDAQ, from the coding sequence ATGCAACTAAAAAAGATAACGCCGTTAAGCAACGAATATCTCGAAAAGCTCGGCTTTTACTGGCACACGGACGCCGACGAGACCCCTTACGTCAGCGACGAGATCGTGCGCGTGAGCGCTGCAGAGGCGGATGCGTATTACGAAGCGGCGAACGAGCTATACGAGATGTTTGTCGCGGCCGCGCAGCACGTCATCGACAACAACCTCTTCCACGAGCTCGGCATCCCCTTCAACCTCGTCGATCTCATCAAACAAAGCTGGGAAAACGAGGTGCACTGGCACCTATACGGGCGCTTCGATTTCGCAGGCGGGCTGGACGGCAAGCCAATCAAGCTGATAGAATTTAACGCCGACACGCCTACGGCGGTGTTTGAGACGGCGATCATCCAGTGGGCGATGCTCAAAGAAAACGGCATGGACGAGGTGAGCCAGTTCAACGACCTCTACGACGCGCTGCGCGATAATTTCAAGCGGCTCGTGGTGCTTGACGGCGAGCTAAGCGATTTTTCTAAATTTTATGAGGGGTGGAAAATTCTATTTAGCAGCGTCGCAGGCAATGTCGAGGATGAAAAGACGACGAAGCTTTTGCAGCAGACCGCGGAGGATGCGGGCTTTAAGACGCGCTTTGCCTACGTGGACGAGGTGGAATTTAACGACGAAGAGGGCGTGTTTTTTGACGGCGAAAACTACGAGTATTGGTTTAAGCTCATCCCTTGGGAGGCGATCGCGATCGAGGAGGGCGAGCTTGCAATACTGCTAAAAAACATCGTGCAAAACCAAAAGGCGATCATCCTAAACCCCGCATATACGCTACTTTTCCAAAGTAAGGGGATTATGAAAATCCTGTGGGATCTGTATCCAAACCACCCGCTGCTGCTGCAAAGCTCCTTCTCGCCGATCATCGGCAAAAAGATGATCAAAAAGCCGTTTTTGGCGCGCGAGGGGGCGAATGTGGCGATTTTCGACGCGGACGGCAGAAAGATAGAGGAAAACGGCGGCGACTACGAAAATCAGAAATTTTTATATCAGGAATTTTACGAGCTAAACAAAGACGAGCGCGCCCAGAGCTACCAAGCGGGGGTGTTTTTCGCCTTTGAGGGCTGCGCGCTGGGCTTCCGCAAGGGCGGCGAGATACTTGATAATCTCTCAAAATTTGTGGGGCACTACATCGAGGATGCGCAGTAG
- a CDS encoding UPF0323 family lipoprotein: MKLRKIASYALVSGFGLVMAGSLAGCDDRGQEQNVRLQEGALVRLEEVAPGKYKILEEFPSEKTQIILRSLDGTERILSDEETKALLAEENAKIDAGTSNLTNQNAQLSGGGMSLGEAILASAAGAIIGSWIGGKLFNNPAYQSQRQTAYKSPSAYSRSVDSFNQAKQQNDKARSGRSGFFGGSKSGKSGGFFGG; the protein is encoded by the coding sequence ATGAAACTACGCAAAATCGCTAGCTATGCGCTGGTAAGCGGCTTCGGGCTCGTTATGGCGGGCTCGTTAGCAGGCTGCGACGATAGGGGGCAGGAGCAAAACGTCCGCTTGCAAGAGGGCGCGCTCGTGCGGCTCGAAGAGGTCGCGCCGGGAAAATATAAAATTTTAGAGGAATTTCCAAGCGAAAAAACCCAGATCATCTTAAGATCGCTCGACGGCACGGAGAGAATTTTAAGCGATGAGGAAACCAAAGCCCTTTTAGCCGAAGAAAACGCTAAAATCGACGCCGGCACTTCAAATTTAACCAACCAAAACGCGCAGCTTAGCGGCGGCGGCATGAGCCTGGGCGAAGCGATCTTGGCAAGCGCCGCGGGCGCCATCATCGGCTCGTGGATCGGCGGCAAGCTGTTTAATAACCCCGCCTATCAAAGCCAGCGCCAAACCGCCTACAAAAGCCCGAGCGCCTATTCTAGAAGCGTCGATAGCTTCAATCAAGCAAAGCAGCAAAACGATAAGGCGCGAAGCGGCAGAAGCGGATTTTTCGGCGGAAGTAAAAGCGGCAAAAGCGGCGGTTTTTTCGGCGGCTAA
- a CDS encoding helix-turn-helix domain-containing protein: MKKVSIGEAAEILGISKEAVYNRIRRNSLRAEESGGVRYVLLDDEMQQSEPTSQNSAKSPRTSGTAGTQSFIDYLIKEISELKGKIEALQSDKDRLHKEKEEILIASKDEIKLMYKERDEKLRYFLSFFDKPLLSSKSREAKPYDVEIKEKTFDRSEWTSLAKFVKSLKRKKRLKAQSLIIENIGKSEFIRVEGNELLINQSLDIKSLKGSK, encoded by the coding sequence ATGAAAAAAGTCTCGATCGGCGAAGCAGCCGAAATTTTAGGAATTTCAAAAGAAGCCGTCTATAACCGCATCCGTAGAAATTCCTTGCGCGCCGAGGAAAGCGGCGGCGTACGCTACGTGCTTTTAGATGATGAAATGCAACAAAGCGAGCCCACTTCGCAAAACTCTGCGAAAAGCCCGCGCACCAGTGGCACAGCTGGCACTCAAAGCTTCATCGACTATCTCATCAAAGAAATCTCCGAGCTAAAAGGTAAAATCGAAGCGCTGCAAAGCGATAAGGACAGACTTCACAAAGAAAAAGAGGAAATTTTAATCGCTTCGAAAGATGAAATCAAGCTGATGTATAAAGAGCGCGACGAGAAGCTCAGATATTTTTTGTCGTTTTTCGACAAACCGCTGCTTTCGAGCAAAAGCCGCGAAGCCAAACCCTACGATGTCGAAATCAAAGAAAAAACCTTCGATCGCAGCGAATGGACGAGCCTTGCAAAATTCGTAAAATCGCTCAAACGCAAAAAGCGCCTCAAAGCGCAAAGCCTAATCATCGAAAACATCGGCAAGAGCGAGTTTATCCGCGTCGAGGGAAATGAACTTTTGATAAATCAAAGCCTAGATATAAAATCATTGAAAGGATCTAAATGA
- a CDS encoding TetR/AcrR family transcriptional regulator, which produces MPESPKYKKSEIRCKLILDAALELFLAKGYEATSLSDIIELSGGSLSSVYKYFDNKESLFLRIIELQSKKLDERMNERMRINKDLKLREYLREFAGIYLEFLFAPEAIKFYRLILFSGFNGALSESPKIFLKSGVLGSPNALDEYLAAHADEFAPGRTAKSLALYFCFLLREPHFSRLLFFDEKLNFKASELIKDRIDMFLLGVKKR; this is translated from the coding sequence ATGCCCGAATCGCCTAAATATAAAAAATCCGAAATTCGCTGTAAGCTCATTTTAGACGCGGCGCTGGAGCTGTTTTTAGCCAAAGGCTACGAGGCTACGAGCTTAAGCGATATCATCGAGCTTAGCGGCGGCTCGCTATCGTCGGTTTATAAGTATTTTGATAACAAAGAAAGCCTATTTTTGCGCATCATCGAACTGCAAAGCAAAAAGCTCGACGAGCGAATGAACGAGCGCATGCGAATCAATAAAGACCTAAAATTGCGTGAGTATCTGCGAGAGTTTGCAGGGATTTATCTGGAGTTTCTTTTCGCTCCGGAGGCTATAAAATTCTACCGGCTGATACTTTTCAGCGGCTTTAACGGCGCGCTTAGCGAGAGCCCAAAAATCTTTTTAAAAAGCGGCGTGCTAGGTTCGCCGAATGCGCTGGATGAGTATTTGGCGGCGCATGCGGACGAGTTTGCGCCCGGGCGCACGGCAAAAAGCCTAGCGCTATATTTTTGCTTTTTGCTTAGAGAGCCGCATTTTAGCAGGCTGCTGTTTTTCGACGAAAAGCTAAATTTCAAAGCGAGCGAGCTAATCAAGGACCGCATCGATATGTTTTTGCTTGGCGTAAAAAAGCGCTAA